In Ovis canadensis isolate MfBH-ARS-UI-01 breed Bighorn chromosome 23, ARS-UI_OviCan_v2, whole genome shotgun sequence, the DNA window GAAAGGCCCCCCACcctttttaaataagagaaatgaGGCTCTGCAGCAGGAGCTGCAGTGCCCATTGTCTGCTGTCCCCACCCCAGTGTTGTTCCCTCCTCGCTCCCACACGCAGTCTCAGTTATGAACCCAGTGGGCAGCTTCCTGAAGGTCCACTTGACCTGGGTTTACTCTTAAACAGAATTGACTATTGTTCATTGTCTTAAAATAGAAATGACTGACACCATCTTGTACAgtgcttttcattttccttttcttcacaacaGTGTGTtcctgagatgtgtgtgtgtatctgtttgagatctgtgcatatatgtatatacatacaccatTTATCCTTTCTCTCATTGAAGGGGCATAATTTCTCCCTTATTAAAAATCAGGCTGTGGTGACCACTTCTGTATCTATTTGTGATTCATGTAATCAAGGGCTTAATTAGGCCAGAGTCCTCAAACTGTTCATCATCAGGACCTCTTTAAACTCTTAGAAaatatgcagttcagttcagtcactcagtcatgtcctactctttgtgactccatgaatcgcagcacgctagggcTCCctgagcatcaccaactcccagagtttacccaaactcatgtccatcgagttggtaatgccatccagctatctcatcctctgtcatcctcttctcctcctgcccccaatccctcccagcatcagagtcttttccaatgagtcaactcttcgcatgaggtggccaaagtattggagtttcagcttcagcatcagtccttcccatgaacgcccaggactgatctccttcagaatggactggttggatctccttgcagtccaagggactctcaagagtcttctccaacaccacagttcaaaagcatcaattctttggcgctcagcctttttcacagtccaactctcacatgcatacatgaccactggaaaaaccatagccttgactagacggaccttagtcagcaaagtaatgtctgtgcttttgaatatactatctaggttggtcataacttttcttccaaggagtaagcgtcttttaatttcatggctgcaggtaccatctgcagtgattttggagccccccaaaataaatctgacactgtttccactgtttccccgtctatttcccatgaagtgatgggaccagatgccatgatcttcgttttctgaatgttgagctttaggcaaactttttcacactccactttcactttcatcaagagggtttttagttcctcttcactttctgccataagggtggtatcatctgcatatctgaggtgattgatagttctcccggcaatcttgattccagcttgtgtttcttccagtccagcgtttctcatgacgtactgtgcatagaagttaaataagcagggtgacaatatatagccctgacgtactccgtttcctatttggaaacagtctgtttttccatgtccagttctaactgctgcttgctgacctgcatacagatttctcaagaggcaggtcaggtggtctggtattcccatctctttcagaattttccacagcttattgtgatccacacagtcaaaggctttggcatagtcaataaagcagaaatagatgtttttctggaactctcttgctttttccatgatccagcggatgttggcaatttgatctctggttcctctgccttttctaaaaccagcttgaacatctggaagttcacggttcacatattgctgaagcctggcttggagaattttgagcattactttactagcgtgtgagatgagtgcaattgtgcggtagtttgagcatgctttggcattgcctttctttggaattggaatgaaaactgaccttttccagtcctgtggccactgctgagttttccaaatttgctggcatattgagtgcagcactttcacagcatcatctttcaggatttgtaacagctcaactggaattccatcatctccactagctttgttcgtagtgatgctttctaaggcccacttgacttcacattccaagatgtctggctctagattagtggtcacatcatcatgattatctgggtagtgaagatctttttgtacagttcttctgtgtattcttgccacctcttcttaatatcttctgcttctgttcggtccataccatttctgtcctttatcaagcccatctttacatgaaatgttcccttggtatctctaattttcttgaagagatctctagtctttcccattctgttgttttcctctatttctttgcattgatcactaaagaaggctttcttatctcttcttgctattccctggaactctgcattcagatgcttatatctttccttttctccttcgcttttcgcctctcttcttttcacagctatttgtaaggcctccccagatagccattttgcttttttgcatttcttttccatggggatggtcttgatccctgtctcctgtacaatgtcacgaacctcattccatagttcatcaggcactctatctatcagatctaggcccttaaatctatttctcacttccgctatataatcataagggatttgatttaggtcatacctgaatggtctaggggttttccctactttcttcaatttgagtctgaatttggcaataaggagttcatgatctgagccacagtcagctcctggtcttgtttttgttgactgtatagagcttctccatctttggctacaaagaatataattaatctgatttcagtgttgaccatctggtgatgtccatgtgtagcatcttctcttgtgttgttggaagagggtgtttgctatgaccagtgccttttcttggcaaaactctattagtctttgccctgcttcattctgcattccaaggccaaatttgcctgttactccaggtgtttcttgacttcctacttttgcattccagtcccctataatgaaaaggacatctttttttgggtcttagttctaaaaggtcttgtaggtcttcataaaaccgttcaaattcagcttcttcagcgttactgattggggcatagacttggataactgtgatattgaatggtttgccttggagacgaacagagatcattctgtcgtttttgcgactgcatccaagtagtgcatttcagactctttcgttgaccatgatggctactccatttcttctgagggattcctgcccgcagtagtagatataatagtcatctgagttaaattcacccattccagtccattttagtttggtgattcctagaatgtcgacgttcactcttgccatctcttgtttgaccacttctaatttgccttgattcatggacctgacattccaggttcctatgcaatattgctttttacagcatcagaccttgcttctatgaccagtcacatccacagctgggtattgtttttgctttggctccatcccttcattctttctggagttatttctccactgatctccagtagcatattgggcacctactgacctggggagttcctcttttggtatcctgtcattttgccttttcatactgttcatggggttctcaaggcaagaatactgaagtggtttgccattcccttctccagtggaccacattctgtcagacctctccaccatgacctgcctgtcttgggttgccccgcgggcatggcttgatttcattgagttagacaaggctgtgtcgtcctagtgtgattagattgactagttttctgtgagtatggtttcagtttgtctgccctctgatgccctcttgcaacacctaccatcttacttgggtttcttttaccttgggcgtggggtgtctcttcacggctgctccagcaaagcacagctgctgctccttaccttggacgaggggtatctccttacatCTTCCTTAATAAACACAGTACAttaacataaataacattttttaaatttaaaaaacctgtAGCTTCCAAAACCCTTACAAGTAGTAAGAGTGGCGctgtttattttttgctaattTCTGTAATGTCAGGCAGCATAGATACTGACTTGATGCTTCCATCAGCTTCTGCATTCAGTGTTCCAGTCTGTTGTTTTGGCTGAAGTAAATGATTAAAACGCAGCCTCACACACTGTATATGCGTAAAACCTACATGGGAAAGGTAGCAGTATttcagaaatctttaaaaatagtcATGGCTCTTCTTTGCTACTACAGCAAAACAAACCGTAGTTTCTCAGATTAATCGCAGCAGGAAACCTGACACCACGACTGACCAGAGTAATTGGCCTGTCTGGTGCTTTGAATGATTCGTTTTCCCTGTGAATTGTGACGTGTTGCACTGGTCATCAGGCTGTGCGGTTACTGGGTACAATGTGGGGCAAGCATCTGGTAGTGATGCCAGCTTTCTAAAAGTCCGATTGTCTCTGTGAAGCTCAAACTCTATCTTTGGCACCAAATGCTGTCAGGTATTTTTCTCTAAGTAACAGGATCACTTCATTGATCTTTGAGCAGACTCCTGTCCAACACTTATGTCTGAATGACTACAGTTTGTGTTCAGTGGTTTAGAGGAGAAGTGATAGCTGGGAAGCACTGGACTAGACCACTGGACTCCCCCCAACCCAGCACCCCCTCCCTATCCCATAGCCACAAGTGCTTCCAACCACAGTGAGGCCTCCCAGTCCTTCCTGTGCTTTTGCCCAGAGCCAGGGGACCCGGTGTGGGGCCTTACTCTCTCATCAGGGACAGACCCTGGTGCTGGTGGACTTTCTGAGTGCACAGCTCCGCAGTGAGCGCCAAACAGCCTGGCCTGGTTGTTACTCCTGGGGAGAGGCCAACAGTTGTGGCCTCACAGGGGCTCCTGCAGCCTTGGCTGGCGTCCTGCAGCGAGGAGGGCAGGCCCTCTCCGCGGCGGCCAGGCTCCCAGAGGGGCCCGGGAGCCAGCTTTGTTGTCCTCACTTCAAGAACTGCTGGGCTGCCCAAGATTGCTTGGGCTCCAAGGACTTTTcctacatctattttttttttttttgagtcattaTGGATGTTTTGGAATTATGCAAAAGAGGAGGATGGAATAATGAGCACCAGCACCCTCCCCTGGGCTGTGGGAGTCTCATGACTGCTGTTTGCTCAGCCCACTGCCCCTTACCGTGGGTTGCTGTAGGCAAGACCTCAGACCTCACCCCACTTCCTCTTTCCTACACACTCTCTGAGCATAGAGCTGCCTTGTTCTTCCTTTTTAGTACCCTGGTGTGGTACCCAGAATTGCCCCCTTCCTGGCTGCTAGCCCAGCTATGTGCCCCCAGCCCtcagtgctgctgctgatgcGTTCTCAAAATGCAGGCGTAGAGGCCTTCCTGGGGCAGCTCCCAGGCCTCTGTATCACTCTGAGCCTTGGCTGGGGACCTTTATCCCAAGGATGAATTTCATCAACCAGTCTCCCAGGGGTGGGGCCGGTTCATATATTCACCTGTGGGCCTGGCTTCCTGCTTTCATGTTCTCCCAACACTTGATATTTTCGACTCCTCAGCTTTAGCCAATCAAGTGAGTACTaggctattttttttcttaaaaaaaaaaaaaagtttttatatttagctgtgctgagtcttcattttgtgctcaggctttctctagttgtggtaagcaGGGGCTGCCCTTTGTTGTgatgtacaggcttctcattgtggtagcttctctcattgtggagcacagTCTATAGgtacacagactcagtagttgttgcTCATGGGCTTGTGGGATCATCCTGGACCTGAGATCCAacttatgtcccctgcagtggcaggcagattcttaaccactggactataaGGCAAGTCCCTGAGCTATTTTCTTTAACCAAGACGTGTGTGATACTAACTTGTATACTTAAACCTTGTagttaaaaatggaattatttttatgACTATTTTAAACACATTGTGCTTAGTTGAAATCATCTGTTAGAAAGATGCAAGGTTTCTATATAAAAGAAACTTTATGTGAGATGTGCTTGATTACAAATATTTGTCAACTTTTAGATAGTTTCAAGTAATCTTAGAAGCCATAGCCTATTCTGCATAATGATTTTTATGGGACCTGTCTGGGAGCTTGACTTACAAAGTGCACATACAGCTTCACTCACTGAGAAAGCTCCCCCTTCTGTTCTCATGAGTCTGTGGGTGCTCCCTTCTTCCCCCAAGTGTGGTGCACTGTGGCCCTGATGGTGGTTTCCCAAGAAGAAAGTCTCCCTGTACTCTGCTGAGTGATCGGGACCAGTCTTGTCTCTGCTCCTTCATCCCCTTATGTTGGATCTAGTGGATGCGTTTAGCACAATGACACAATTCCACAGCTTGGAAAAACATTTCTGTGTTAAAGAGCAGGTTGTGTAGACCTGAGTGTGAAGGCCATTGGTGTGACTGAAAGATCGTGGAGTAGGGGCTGGGAGGCCTGACTGTCATCTGCATCCTCTTGCTAACTTTTTTTACCTGGGATGAGCCttttatgccaaagaatgctcaaactactgcacaattgcactcatctcacatgctagtaaagtaatgctcaaaattctccaagccaggcttcagcaatacgtgaaccgtgaacttccagatgttcaagctggttttagaaaaggcagaggaaccagagatcaaattgccaacatccgctggatcatggaaaaagcaagagagttccagaaaaacatctatttctgctttattgactatgccaaagcctttgactgtgtggatcacaataagctgtggaaaattctgaaagagatgggaataccagaccacctgacctgcctcttgagaaatctgtatgcaggtcagcaagcagcagttagaactggacatggaaaaacagactgtttccaaataggaaacggagtacgtcaaggctatatattgtcaccctgcttatttaacttatatgcagagtacatcatgagaaaccctgggctggaggaagcacaggctggaatcaagattgccgggagaactatcaatcacctcagatatgcagatgataccacccttatggcagaaagtgaagaactaaagagcctcttgatgaaagtgaaagaggagcgtgaaaaagttggcttacagctcatcattcagaaaaccaagatcatggcatctggtcccatcaattcgtgggaaatagatggggaaacagtggaaacaatgtcagactttattttttggtgctccaaaatcactgaagatggtgagtgcagccgtgaaattaaaagacgctttctccttggaagaaaagttatgaccaacctagacagtatattaaaaagcagagacgttattttgccaacaaaggtttggcatagtcaaggctatggtttttccagtagtcatgtatggatgtgagagttggactataaagaaagctgagcacgaagaattgatgcttttgaactatggtgttggagaagactcttgagagtcccttggactgcaaagagatccaaccagtccatcctaaaggaaatcagtcctgaatattcattggaaggactgatgttgaacctgacactccaatactttggccacgtgatgcgaagagctgactcatttgaaaagaccctgatgctggaaaagattgaaggtgggaggagaaggggatgacagaggatgagacggttggatggcatcaccaactagatggacatgagtttgagtaaactccgggagttgatgatggacagggaggcctggcgtgctgcagtccatggggtcacaaaaagtcagacacaactgagtggctgagctgaGCCTTTTATGAGGATAAAGTAAATTCATGGTCAATGAATTTGACAAAGTAAATTTCATGGTCAATGACCAATgataaagttatatttaaaaaagacatcaaacatggaacattcttcaataTGTTCATGATCTTTGATGTTTAATTTAGTAATTCCACTCTATAAATATATCCTAAGGACAGATAGACATGTTGAAAGGCTGGTGTGCACACATGTTCACTACTGCCTTCATTTTACGGTAAAGGTTGGACGCAATCAAAATAATCTGCCAGAGGGGACTGGCTATACCACAGGGTGACCTTTTGTGCAGCTAGTTACAGTCCTCTATTTCTGAAAATAGCCTTGTGATACAGGAAAGTGCTCATCATCTGTTCCATATAAAAAGCAGGTGATTTGTGCATGCATGGAGCATGACCCCAGTTTAATTTCtaagtgtgtgcatgtctgtgtgggGATGCATGTCTCCAGGTCTTGAGTCTGGACTGTCATCTGGGGAAGGACATGTTGCGGAGACCCCTGCCTTGGTGGCTGGAGACACCTGCCTCTGGGGCCAGATGCTTGCTGGGTACCTCCTGGAGGAATGGTCAGGACAGCAAGGCCTGGGGAATGACCTCCCTGAGGACCTGACTCTGTGCCCTTTGTGGCCCTACGGCATTCGGCCTCAGCGGGCCTGGAGCCCTGGGAGCAGGGGCGGCTGTGCAGGCTCTGATGGCAGGAAACCAACAGAGACACTGGTGTCCACCCCTCTCCAGGGCTCAGGACCAGAGGGAGGGGTGGCGTCTGCAGGATAAGCCTTGGGGGTGGCATGGGAACACACAGATTTGTCTCCAGATAGTGGAATTGtggatttttgttttcctcatctttttcattatttttcaaaattcagccacgttaatcagaaaaaaatacgtAGCCATTTCAGGCCACATACTGCTTAGAAGTTGGAGCAAAGCAGTTGCTCTGGACCTCATAGCTAGGCAGGTGTGCCGTCCTGGCTTGTGGCATGAGGCTGCAGTGCGGAGGCAGGTGGGTGGTCAGCAAAGGGCCCCTGAAGTCACTGCGGCTGTGTGGGCAGAGGCAGAAATGGGCCCTGGCCTTGCAGCCTGTGGAGCAGCatagttagtgtgtgtgtgttgaggtaAGTGGCAGTGACAGGTAGGGGATGGGAACATTGTGTCACTGTCCAGAAGCCCCATACCAAAGTGTCCTGCCTCCTTTGGCTATGGGGGACTGGCAAAGGAGGGATCCTCAGCTAAGCAGGACTGGCCCAGCCTGAGCCTGCTCTGCACCCCTGCCTACACCCTGGTTGCTGGGAGGACCAGGGATCCAGGATCTGGAACAAGCTCGAGGATCAGGTTGATCTGACTTTGAACACACTGCCACTCAATGCTGGTGGTTGTGTCTCCTCCAGCCACCCGTGGGACACAGTCATCAAGGCAGCCATGAGGAAGTACCCGAATCCCATGAACCCCTGTGTTGTGGGTGTCGACGTGCTGGAGCGCAGTGTGGATGGCCGGGGCCGGCTTCACAGCCACCGCCTCCTCAGCACCGAGTGGGGGCTGCCCAGCCTCGTGAGAGCGGTGAGCCCCTTGGGAGCCCAGCTACACCAACAGCCTGTCTATACCTGCCAGCCTGGCTGGCACCCATACGTAGGGAGTGTCAACCTTCCCATTTGGGCTTTCTGGGAAGCCTGAAAgatagtttgttctctgtgaatTAATTGTTCACTTGAGTGTTCAGCATGTCCACTGACCCACCTGTGGCAgagaccccccccacacacacaggaaaCCTAAACCCCCACAgccccccttcccacctctgaATGCCCCATTGCAGCTCCATCACCCTGCCAGGTATGGCCTGAGCCCCAGAGCTGGCTCTGCACAGCGGTGGtcagtggggtggggcagggggcttgGTCCTCAGCTGAGTTATCAGCCAGACCTTGGCTTCAGTGCCCCAGGTCCTGCCCCACTTTCGCCTCCATCTCAGTGCCGGTCCCTCCATCCCTGATTTATGTGTCCATCTGTCCCATCTGCTGGACAACAGTTGCTGGAGGTGCTGCTGCAGCCTGATTGAAGAAGTTAGTAGCTGATCTGAAGTGACATGCAGTGTTTGAGGGTATGACAATGTTACCATGCTggtttgtttttcagattttggGGACCAGTAGGACTTTGACATACATCAGAGAACATTCTATCGTGGATCcagtagaaaagaaaatggagctcTGCTCCACCAATGTAAGCAATAGCCATAATGGTGCATAATGTCTTCATTTAATTGTGTTTCTAGCCCACCTTTGGTCTGTGATCTTTTAATAGAAAGGCTGAATTTGCTTTAGCAGTATCTTGTCTTTTTATTCCAGTGTAAAAACATACTGAAGAACACACATAATGATGTGAACACACCTTTGTAACCAGGGGACAGACTCCTGCCTCCCTATTGCCCCCCGCCCCCTCTCAGCTGCTGCCTTGCCCGCAGCAGCATATGTGTCTCTTAGCAGCCACTGAAACAGccacttcctcctgccttcctctctcctgtCTCATAATCAGGAACCATTGATATTGGCCTGATGCAATTTCAGAGAGAGTGTTGGGGGAATTGGGTGGGCTGGAGCATGGTTATGCCAGCCCCTTATTCTGTGGGTGGGGTCACTGCAGGTGCAAACTCCCAGTTGACCCCCTGGACCTTAGTCAACGGCCCCCTTCCCTCAGGCCAGGCAGCCCTTCCACAGAGGCAGAGTGAGCTGGGCGGGTATTTGTACATTGGCCATTCCTGACGGTTTATATATTGTTCTCTCTCTACTTAGAAAATTCCACTTCCTCTTTGCAGAAAGCTGAGTTGTCAGTAGAGGGGACTAGTTCTGGCTccggaggaaggggaggaggaaggtcGAAGGAAAGGCTTTGGGGATGACAGGTGATCACCAAGTTGCTGTGTGGCTACGAGAGTTAGTGATCAGCCTTTCTGCGTCTCATGctcctcatctgaaaaacaaagaGCAGACTACACAGTGTGGTTGAGgatcaaggaaagaaaataaggttTATTAAACACAGCGTCTTGCATAAAAACATTGCAAATACAAGTGGTGACTGCTCATGAGTCAGGCTCAGGTTTGGGTGGGGTGTGGAGGGAGGGTGGTGTCTCCAAAACCGCGGCCAGGATGCGCGGGCCTCGGCGTTCCTTCTGCTCTGGCTCCAGCAAGTGCAGGTGTGGAGTTGTGAGAGTGTGGGCAGTCTGGGAAGAAATGCAAGAGAAGAACCTACAGCCATTGTGTCCTTTTTTAAGATCACACTCACAAATTTGGTGTCAGTGAGTGAGAGGCTGGTGTACACACCCCACCCGGAGGACCCAGGAAAGTAAGTGGACTGAActctggggcagggcagg includes these proteins:
- the PRELID3A gene encoding PRELI domain containing protein 3A isoform X2, giving the protein MRVWSSEHVFSHPWDTVIKAAMRKYPNPMNPCVVGVDVLERSVDGRGRLHSHRLLSTEWGLPSLVRAILGTSRTLTYIREHSIVDPVEKKMELCSTNITLTNLVSVSERLVYTPHPEDPGKTVLTQEAVITVKGVSLGSYLESLMANTISSNAKKGLLCWRPVENHGFSSCRYHPTAPQARSGAPWGG
- the PRELID3A gene encoding PRELI domain containing protein 3A isoform X5, with translation MRKYPNPMNPCVVGVDVLERSVDGRGRLHSHRLLSTEWGLPSLVRAILGTSRTLTYIREHSIVDPVEKKMELCSTNITLTNLVSVSERLVYTPHPEDPGKTVLTQEAVITVKGVSLGSYLESLMANTISSNAKKGLLCWRPVENHGFSSCRYHPTAPQARSGAPWGG
- the PRELID3A gene encoding PRELI domain containing protein 3A isoform X7, producing MRKYPNPMNPCVVGVDVLERSVDGRGRLHSHRLLSTEWGLPSLVRAILGTSRTLTYIREHSIVDPVEKKMELCSTNDRAHPGSCHHREGSQPRQLSGEFNGQHDIVQRKEGAAVLEACGESWLLQLSLSSHSTPGQVRGALGRLATCW
- the PRELID3A gene encoding PRELI domain containing protein 3A isoform X4, whose product is MRVWSSEHVFSHPWDTVIKAAMRKYPNPMNPCVVGVDVLERSVDGRGRLHSHRLLSTEWGLPSLVRAILGTSRTLTYIREHSIVDPVEKKMELCSTNDRAHPGSCHHREGSQPRQLSGEFNGQHDIVQRKEGAAVLEACGESWLLQLSLSSHSTPGQVRGALGRLATCW
- the PRELID3A gene encoding PRELI domain containing protein 3A isoform X6, which codes for MRKYPNPMNPCVVGVDVLERSVDGRGRLHSHRLLSTEWGLPSLVRAILGTSRTLTYIREHSIVDPVEKKMELCSTNITLTNLVSVSERLVYTPHPEDPGKTVLTQEAVITVKGVSLGSYLESLMANTISSNAKKGWAAIEWIIENAERALS
- the PRELID3A gene encoding PRELI domain containing protein 3A isoform X1, coding for MRVWSSEHVFSHPWDTVIKAAMRKYPNPMNPCVVGVDVLERSVDGRGRLHSHRLLSTEWGLPSLVRAILGTSRTLTYIREHSIVDPVEKKMELCSTNITLTNLVSVSERLVYTPHPEDPGKTVLTQEAVITVKGVSLGSYLESLMANTISSNAKKLQLCCRSYTVKEVCPPLQNRAASPSFSVIAHSFYTTLAEEFDIQKVKL
- the PRELID3A gene encoding PRELI domain containing protein 3A isoform X3 — its product is MRVWSSEHVFSHPWDTVIKAAMRKYPNPMNPCVVGVDVLERSVDGRGRLHSHRLLSTEWGLPSLVRAILGTSRTLTYIREHSIVDPVEKKMELCSTNITLTNLVSVSERLVYTPHPEDPGKTVLTQEAVITVKGVSLGSYLESLMANTISSNAKKGWAAIEWIIENAERALS